In Myxococcus stipitatus, the following are encoded in one genomic region:
- a CDS encoding alpha/beta hydrolase, with product MSVEPGYFHQDTLRVPDGAELYYQVTGDGEPGVVLCDGLGCDGFAWKYLAPYLSRRHRVLRWHYRGHGRSGIPTDRERIGMLYTCDDLQRVMDAAGMERAVLFGHSMGVQVALEFHRRYARRAQGLVLLCGSYGNPLDTFHDSNVLKKMFPTLRRVVERFPEQSARLIHAALRTELAVQLAITLEMNRERIARNDLAPYFEHLARMDPDVFVRTLDSLSEHSAWDHLLHVDVPTLVVAGERDKFTPGWLSRKMAARIPESELVVIPDGTHTAPLEAPGLVELRVERFLRERLGKPSTPGVDGARLLPPAARA from the coding sequence ATGAGCGTGGAACCGGGCTACTTCCACCAGGACACCCTCCGCGTCCCCGACGGCGCGGAGCTGTACTACCAGGTCACCGGCGACGGCGAGCCGGGTGTGGTCCTATGCGACGGCCTGGGCTGCGACGGCTTCGCCTGGAAGTACCTGGCGCCCTACCTGTCCCGGCGCCACCGCGTGCTGCGCTGGCACTACCGGGGCCATGGCCGCTCTGGCATCCCCACCGACCGCGAGCGCATCGGCATGTTGTACACCTGCGATGACCTGCAGCGGGTGATGGACGCCGCGGGCATGGAGCGCGCCGTGCTCTTCGGCCACTCCATGGGTGTCCAGGTCGCCCTGGAGTTCCACCGCCGCTACGCCCGGCGCGCGCAGGGGCTGGTGCTCTTGTGTGGCAGCTACGGCAACCCGCTGGACACCTTCCACGACTCCAACGTCCTCAAGAAGATGTTCCCCACCCTGCGCCGGGTGGTGGAGCGCTTCCCCGAGCAGTCCGCCCGCCTCATCCACGCGGCGCTGCGCACGGAGCTGGCGGTGCAGCTGGCCATCACCCTGGAGATGAATCGCGAGCGCATCGCCCGCAATGACTTGGCCCCCTACTTCGAGCACCTGGCCCGGATGGACCCCGACGTCTTCGTGCGGACCCTCGACTCACTCTCCGAGCACTCCGCCTGGGACCACCTGCTCCATGTGGACGTCCCCACACTCGTCGTCGCCGGGGAGCGCGACAAGTTCACTCCTGGATGGCTGTCGCGGAAGATGGCCGCCCGAATCCCCGAGTCCGAACTGGTCGTCATCCCCGACGGCACCCACACCGCCCCCCTGGAGGCCCCGGGCCTGGTGGAGCTCCGCGTCGAGCGCTTCCTGCGCGAGCGGCTGGGCAAGCCCTCCACTCCTGGTGTGGACGGGGCACGCCTCCTCCCCCCAGCCGCACGTGCCTGA
- a CDS encoding sigma 54-interacting transcriptional regulator: protein MDFEKHQSLHTIIMLRDVIRKWWQMELSFADRHGVVHDWQRGDITPPPNPFCRISLYSREGLRRCSQSVRVLHEKFRGNKKLRRSLFHDCHLNFSIVGAPLYVDNEYAGCLFVEGFARQSLQPRDVEVLHSRLLQFAPPLSDVERADERVPMLDGAEQAKLADLLEYAAQEIVNNEAELARREDQQPPPSAEVLERYRFEKIIGRSGPMMEVFRLMEKVANSDSTVLINGESGTGKELVARAIHHNGPRKDQPFVVQNCSAFNDNLLESALFGHTRGAFTGALRDKKGLFEVADGGTFFLDEVGDMSPALQVKLLRVLQEGTFLPVGGTQHKEVNVRVVAATHKDLGELVKRGEFREDLFYRINVIRLQLPPLRERRDDMPVLIDHFLRKHHREGQRTRGLSPEALSILGAYAWPGNIRELENEIERLLVLGGDLEMLPAELLSSRIRDAVVPGGGPFIAPRAHGRLHEAVEALEREMIHQGLLRTRNNKSRLARELGISRSNLILKISRYGLDRGMPDGDEPEAEA, encoded by the coding sequence ATGGACTTCGAGAAGCACCAGAGCCTGCACACCATCATCATGCTGAGAGATGTCATCCGCAAGTGGTGGCAGATGGAGCTCTCTTTCGCGGACCGCCACGGCGTGGTGCATGACTGGCAGCGCGGGGACATCACCCCGCCCCCCAATCCGTTCTGCCGCATCTCCCTCTACTCTCGCGAGGGACTGCGGCGGTGCAGCCAGTCGGTCCGGGTGCTGCACGAGAAGTTCCGCGGCAACAAGAAGCTGCGCCGCTCGCTCTTCCACGACTGTCACCTCAACTTCAGCATCGTGGGCGCGCCGCTGTACGTCGACAACGAGTACGCGGGCTGCCTCTTCGTGGAGGGCTTCGCGCGCCAGTCGCTCCAGCCGCGCGACGTGGAGGTGCTGCACTCCCGGCTGCTCCAGTTCGCGCCCCCGCTGAGCGACGTGGAGCGCGCCGACGAGCGCGTGCCCATGCTGGACGGCGCGGAGCAGGCCAAGCTCGCCGACCTCCTGGAGTACGCGGCGCAGGAGATCGTCAACAACGAGGCAGAGCTGGCCCGGCGCGAGGATCAGCAGCCGCCCCCGTCCGCCGAGGTGCTGGAGCGCTACCGGTTCGAGAAGATCATCGGCCGCTCCGGCCCGATGATGGAGGTCTTCCGGTTGATGGAGAAGGTGGCCAACTCCGACTCCACCGTGCTCATCAACGGCGAGTCGGGCACGGGCAAGGAGCTGGTCGCCCGCGCCATCCACCACAACGGCCCACGCAAGGACCAGCCCTTCGTGGTGCAGAACTGCTCCGCCTTCAACGACAACCTGCTGGAAAGCGCCCTGTTCGGCCACACCCGGGGCGCGTTCACCGGCGCGCTGCGCGACAAGAAGGGCCTGTTCGAGGTGGCCGACGGAGGCACCTTCTTCCTGGACGAGGTGGGCGACATGTCCCCGGCGCTCCAGGTGAAGCTCCTGCGGGTGCTCCAGGAAGGCACCTTCCTCCCCGTGGGCGGCACGCAGCACAAGGAGGTCAACGTCCGCGTCGTCGCCGCCACGCACAAGGACCTGGGCGAGCTGGTCAAACGCGGTGAGTTCCGCGAGGACCTCTTCTACCGCATCAACGTCATCCGCCTTCAGCTGCCACCCCTGCGCGAGCGCCGGGACGACATGCCGGTCCTCATCGACCACTTCCTGCGCAAGCACCACCGCGAGGGACAACGCACCCGAGGCCTGTCGCCGGAGGCGCTGTCCATCCTTGGCGCCTACGCCTGGCCGGGGAACATCCGCGAGTTGGAGAACGAAATCGAGCGGCTCCTGGTGCTGGGTGGCGACCTGGAGATGCTGCCCGCGGAGCTGCTCTCCAGCCGCATCCGCGACGCCGTGGTGCCCGGCGGTGGCCCCTTCATCGCCCCGCGCGCCCATGGCCGGCTGCATGAAGCGGTGGAGGCCCTGGAGCGGGAGATGATCCACCAGGGGCTCTTGCGCACGCGCAACAACAAGAGCCGGCTGGCGCGGGAGCTGGGCATCAGCCGCTCCAACCTCATCCTCAAGATCTCGCGCTACGGCCTGGACCGCGGCATGCCCGACGGCGACGAGCCCGAGGCGGAGGCATGA